Within Vannielia litorea, the genomic segment AGCCAGTGGACCGTGGTGGCCGCGAGGCTCTCGGCGCGGTTGTCGTTGAGGTGGCGCGGATGCGGCTGGGTCAGGGTCCAGCCGATGCGGGCCAGGGCGACGACAAAGAGGGTGACGCCGAGGGTCTTGTGCAGGGAGAAGAGGAGCCACTTGGTATCGAAGGCCTCCTGCGTGTCGTATGGCCAGCCGTTGGCCAGCTTGCCGAGCGGGAAGAGGGCGAGGATGAGCAGGACGGTGAGCCAGTGGAAGCTTTTGGAAACGGTGCCGTAGCTGGCGGGGGTGTTGGCGAGGGGCATTGCGGAACTCCGGTTGTCGGCGCGACGATATCGCTGTGCGAAGGCGGCGAGTAGGGGGCAGGGATGCAAGCCGGTTGTGCGGAGGGGCACAGAATAAACCGCCCGCCCGGGGCGTAAGGGCTCTGGCGGGCGTGACTTGTGGCGTGGAACGCGACAGGCTAGGACGGGCAAAACAACCATGGAGGGGGCGATGAGGGCATTCGTTTTTCCGGGCCAGGGGGCGCAGGTGATCGGCATGGGCAAGGCGCTGGCCGAGGCCTATCCGGCGGCGGCGGCCGTGTTCGAAGAGGTCGACGAGGCGCTGGGAGAGAAGCTCTCGGCGCTGATCTGGGAGGGCGAGGCCGCCGAGCTGACGCTGACGGCCAATGCCCAGCCCGCGCTGATGGCCACCTCGATGGCGGCGATGCGCGCGCTGGAGGCCGAAGGGGTCAAGGTGACAGATGCGGCCTTTGTGGCCGGGCACAGCCTTGGCGAATATTCGGCGCTCTGCGCGACGGGCTGCCTGACGCTCGCCGATGCCGCGCGGCTGTTGCGTACGCGCGGGCAGGCGATGCAGGCGGCGGTGCCGGTGGGAGAGGGCGCCATGGCCGCGATCCTCGGGCTGGACTTCGCCGCCGTGGCGGCGGTGGCCAGGGAGGCCAGCGAGAACGGCATCTGTCAGGCCGCCAATGACAATGACCCGGCGCAGGTGGTGATCTCGGGCACGAGGGCCTGCGTGGAATCGGCCTGCGAGCTGGCCAAGGAGCGTGGCGCGAAGCGGGCGATGCTCTTGCCGGTGTCGGCGCCCTTCCACAGCCAGCTGATGGCGCCGGCGGCGGAGGTGATGGCGCGGGCGCTGGCGGAGGTCGACATGGAGAACCCCGCCGTGCCGGTGGTGACCAACGTCCTGGCCCACGCGACCTCGAACCCCACGACGATCCGCTCGCTGCTGGTGGAGCAGGTGACCGGCCGGGT encodes:
- the fabD gene encoding ACP S-malonyltransferase: MRAFVFPGQGAQVIGMGKALAEAYPAAAAVFEEVDEALGEKLSALIWEGEAAELTLTANAQPALMATSMAAMRALEAEGVKVTDAAFVAGHSLGEYSALCATGCLTLADAARLLRTRGQAMQAAVPVGEGAMAAILGLDFAAVAAVAREASENGICQAANDNDPAQVVISGTRACVESACELAKERGAKRAMLLPVSAPFHSQLMAPAAEVMARALAEVDMENPAVPVVTNVLAHATSNPTTIRSLLVEQVTGRVRWRESVQFMVHEGVTEFWEIGAGKALSGMIRRIEKEAATVAVGTPEDVAAALASLNKE